AGACGCAGAAGAAGGCCGCGCCGCCGAAGGAAGAGGTGCCGGGGGAGCCGCCGGGGGTAGCCTTCGGCGGCAGGGAGGACAAGGAGCCTAAATGAGGGACCAGCCTAAGTCCCTGCGGGTGCACCTCCAGGAGCTGCGTAAGCGGCTGACCATAGCCTTAGCCGCCGTGGCTGTTACCACAGTCCTCTCCTTCATATTTTGGGAACGGATTGTGGACTTCCTCCTGGTCCCGGCGGACGATCTGACGGAGATAGAGGGACGGCTGGTGTTCATCGAGGTCACGGAGATGTTTGGGGTGATGATGAAGGTGTCTATGATGGCGGGGCTGGTGATAGCGTCGCCGGTGGTGTTCATGCAGACGATTATGTTCGTGGCGCCGGCGCTGACGGCTAAGGAGAAACTTTACCTGTACTCGTTTGTGCCTGCGGTGCTGCTGTCCTTTTTTGCCGGCGCGGCCTTTGGATACTATGTCCTGATACCTCCGGCCATCGAATTCCTGGTAGGGTTCGGAAACGACATCGCCCAGCCGACCATACGCATCAGCAACTACGTCAACGTGGTAGTGATGCTGCTGTTCTGGATGGGGCTGGTGTTCGAGACGCCCGTGGTAATGTTTCTGCTGGCGAAACTGAGGGTAGTCAAGCCCAGCGCCTATTCCAAGTTTCGGAGGCCGTGGGTGGTCATCGCGTTTGTGCTGGGGGCCATTATTACGCCGACCTTCGACCCGGTCAATCAAACGCTGGTGGCGGCGCCGTTGATAGTGCTATATGAGATAGGCCT
This is a stretch of genomic DNA from SAR202 cluster bacterium. It encodes these proteins:
- the tatC gene encoding twin-arginine translocase subunit TatC → MRDQPKSLRVHLQELRKRLTIALAAVAVTTVLSFIFWERIVDFLLVPADDLTEIEGRLVFIEVTEMFGVMMKVSMMAGLVIASPVVFMQTIMFVAPALTAKEKLYLYSFVPAVLLSFFAGAAFGYYVLIPPAIEFLVGFGNDIAQPTIRISNYVNVVVMLLFWMGLVFETPVVMFLLAKLRVVKPSAYSKFRRPWVVIAFVLGAIITPTFDPVNQTLVAAPLIVLYEIGLWLSKLAAREGKRARTRVAQTQGT